The DNA segment CGGTACTGGACCCCCTTCGGCGGGTTCAAGCAGTCGGGACTCGGCAGGGAACTGGGACCCGACGCGATCACCTCGTTCACCGACACCAAGAACGTCTTCATCAGTACCGAATAGCACCGAACAGCAGGGAGGGGCATGACCATGACCGAACGGCTCGCCGGCCGCGTCGCCGTGATCACCGGAGGAGCCAGTGGTATCGGGCTCGCCTCGGCGAGGAGACTGGCCGCCGAAGGCGCGAAGATCGTCGTCGCCGACGTCGACACCGAGGCGGGTACCGCGGTGGCCGACGAGGTCGGCGGCGCCTTCGTGCGCACCGACGTCACGGTGGAGAGTGAGGTCGAGGCGCTGTTCGCGACGACGGTCGAGCGGTTCGGCTCACTCGACGTCGCTTTCAACAACGCGGGCATCTCGCCGCCGGAGGACGACTCGATCCTCACGACCGGACTCGACGCGTGGCGCAAGGTGCAGGAGGTGAACCTGACCTCGGTGTATCTGTGCTGCAAGTACGCCATCCCGCACATGCGAAAACAGGGCAAGGGTTCGATCATCAACACGGCCTCGTTCGTGGCCGTCATGGGGGCGGCGACGTCGCAGATCTCCTACACCGCGTCCAAGGGCGGGGTGCTGTCGATGACGCGCGAGCTGGGCGTGCAGTTCGCGAGGGAGGGCATCAGGGTGAACGCGCTGTGCCCAGGACCGGTCAACACCCCGCTGCTTGAGGAGCTGTTCGCGAAGGATCCGGAGCGGGCCGCCCGCAGGCTCGTGCACGTTCCCATGGGCAGATTCGCCCTTCCCGAGGAGATCGCGGGGGCGGTCGCGTTCCTCGCGAGCGACGACGCGTCCTTCGTCACGGCTGCCGAGTTCCTGGTGGACGGCGGGATCGCGGGCGCGTACGTTACTCCGGTATAACTGAAAATCGAGGCTGTTCGAGCCGGGGCGGGAGAGCCTCCGTGTAGTCGGCGGGGCACCGAAGGAGCAAACTCCCCAGAATCTCTCAGGTACCGCTTACCGCCTGCGGCAAGGCCACTCTGGAAAGCAGGCTCCATGGAGCCTCACCCAAGGTGAAAGCCGTGTGTACGCACGGTGAAACTCTCAGGTGCCATGACAGAGGGGGAGTTCCAGCGCGAGCGGGTATTCCGTGCGTGCGTGAGAAGGGAGCTCCCGATGTCGTCCAGTTCGCCGCCCCACATTCCGTCCCCCAACGCGCCAGAGCCGTTCGCCGCGCGGCACATCGGGCCAGGCGAGCACGAGCAGGCCAAGATGCTCGCCGAGTGTGGTTACGGCAGCCTCGACGCGCTCGTCGCCGCCGCGGTGCCGACGGCGATCCGCACCTCCGGCGCCCTCGCCCTTCCCGAGCCCGCCTCGGAGACCGAGGCCATCGCGGAGCTGCGCGAGCTGGCGAGCCGCAACACCGTGCGCACGCAGATGATCGGGCTCGGCTACTACGACACGGTCACTCCGGCCGTGATCAAGCGCAACGTGCTGGAAAACCCCGCGTGGTACACCGCCTACACGCCATACCAGCCGGAGATCTCCCAGGGCAGGCTTGAGGCGCTGCTGAACTTCCAGACGATGGTCGCCGACCTGACCGGGCTGGCCACGGCGGGTGCTTCGATGCTCGACGAGGGCACCGCCGTCGCCGAGGCCGTACTGCTGATGCGCAGGGTGTCCAAGGCGGCGTCCCGCACCGTCGTGCTCGACGCCGAGTGCCTTCCGCAGACCATCGCCGTCGTGCGCACGCGGGCCGAGGCCGTCGGCATCGACGTCGAGGTGCGTGATCTCGAAGCGGAGGGGCTTCCCGGCGAGTTCTTCGGGGTCGTCGTGCAGTACCCGGGAACCTCGGGTGTGCTGCGCGAGCCCGCTTTCTACACCGGGATCGGGGAGAAGGCCAAGGCGGCGGGCGCGCTGTACTGCGTGGCGGCCGACCTGCTCGCGCTGACGTTGCTGAGCTCGCCTGGCGAGTTCGGCGCCGACGTCGCGGCGGGCAACACCCAGCGCTTCGGCGTGCCGCTTGGCTACGGCGGCCCGCACGCGGGCTACCTCGCCGTGCGCTCGGGGCTCGAACGTTCGCTGCCGGGGCGGCTGGTCGGTGTCTCCGTCGACGCGGGTGGCAAGCAGGCATACCGGCTCGCCTTGCAGACCCGCGAGCAGCACATCCGCAGGGAGAAGGCGACCAGCAACATCTGTACCGCGCAGGTGCTGCTTGCCGTGATCGCCTCGATGTACGCCGTGTACCACGGCCCTGACGGGCTCGCCCGCATCGCGCGGCGGGTGCACGCTCACGCGGCCGGGCTCGCCGCTGCGCTGCGCGAGGGCGGTGTCGAGGTCGAGGGCACGCACTTTTTCGACACCGTGGTGGCGAAGGTCCCCGGCGGGGCCGCCGGTGTGGTCGCCGCCGCGCGCGAGGACGGGGTCAACCTCGGCCTCGCCGGTGCCGACCGGGTGCGAATCGCCTGCGACGAGACGACCACCCCCGCCGTGCTGGACAAGGTGCTGCGGGCCTTCGGGGTCACGGCTTCCGCCGCCGAGAGGCTGACGGCGCTACCGGAGGGGCTGGCGCGGCGCGACGACTACCTGACCCACCCCGTGTTCCACGCGCACCGGTCCGAGACCGCGATGCTGCGCTACCTTCGCGGGCTGTCGGATCTCGACTACGCGCTCGACCGGGGGATGATCCCGCTCGGGTCGTGCACGATGAAACTCAACGCCACCACCGAGATGGAAGCGCTGACCTGGCCGGAATTCGCGGGCATTCACCCCTTCGCACCCAAGGAGGACGCGGCCGGATACCACGCGCTCATCGGCCAGCTCAGCGATTGGCTGACCGAGGTCACCGGATACGACGAGGTCTCGCTGCAACCCAACGCGGGCAGCCAGGGCGAACTGGCCGGTCTGCTCGCCATCCGCGCCTACCACAGGGCCAACGGGCAGCCGGAACGCGACGTGTGCCTGATCCCGTCGTCGGCGCACGGAACCAACGCCGCCTCCGCCGTGCTGGCCGGGATGCGGGTCGTCGTCGTGGCCTGCACGGCCGATGGCGACGTCGACCTCGCCGATCTGCGGTCCAAAGTGGAGACTCACGCCGGGACACTCGCGGCGATCATGGTGACCTATCCCTCCACGCACGGGGTCTACGAGACCGGCATCGCCGAGCTCGCCGAGATCGTGCACGGCGGCGGAGGACAGGTCTACGTCGACGGGGCCAATCTCAACGCGCTGCTCGGGTTCGCCAAGCCGGGCGAGTTCGGCGGCGACGTCTCGCATCTCAACCTGCACAAGACTTTCTGCATCCCGCATGGTGGAGGCGGACCCGGCGTCGGTCCCGTCGCGGTGCGTGCGCACCTCGCGCCCTACCTGCCCAACCATCCGCTCGCGCCGGAGGCGGGACCGGAGACCGGGGTCGGCCCGATCTCCGCGGCCCCCTACGGTTCGGCATCCATCCTGCCCATCTCGTGGGCCTACGTGCGGATGATGGGAGCGGAGGGACTGAGCAGGGCCACGCAGGTCGCGGTACTGGCGGCCAACTACGTGGCAGCGCGGCTGGCCCCGCATTTTCCCGTGCTCTATACCGGACAGCACGGGCTCGTCGCCCACGAGTGCATCCTGGATCTGCGCGGGCTGACCAAACAGACCGGGGTCACCGTCGAGGACGTCGCGAAGCGGCTCATCGACTACGGTTTCCACGCTCCGACGATGTCCTTCCCTGTCGCGGGAACGCTCATGGTCGAGCCGACCGAGAGCGAGGACCTTGCCGAGATCGACCGGTTCTGCGCCGCGATGATCGCCATCCGCAGGGAAATCGACGACGTCGCCACGGGCCGCTGGCCGGTCGAGCGCAGTCCGCTGCGGGGCGCCCCGCACACGGCCGAGCAGCTCGCGGGCGAGTGGGACCTGCCCTACGATCGGGCACTTGCCGTGTATCCGGGTGCCACCGAACCCAAGGGCAAGTACTGGTCGCCGGTGCGGCGGATCGAGGGTGCCTACGGGGACCGCAATCTCGTCTGCTCGTGCCCGCCTGTCGCATCGTATGAGGGCTGACACATGAGAACTCCGCTGCACGAGGTGCACGAACACCTCGGAGCTTCCTTCACCGACTTCGCGGGCTGGTCGATGCCCGTGCGGTATTCCAGCGAGCTGGCCGAGCATCGCGCCGTACGCGAGGCGGCGGGGCTGTTCGACCTCTCGCACATGGGCGAGATCGAACTGACCGGGCCCGGTTCGGCCGACGCGCTCGACTATGCGTTCGTCGGCAAGCTGTCAGCCGTCAAGCCGGGCAGGGCCCGCTACACCATGATGTGCGACGACGGCGGCGGGGTGCTCGACGACCTCGTGGTGTACCGGCTGGAGCCAGAGCGGTTCCTCGTCGTCGCCAACGCGGGCAACGCCGATGTCGTGCTGGCCGAGTTGACCGCGAGGGCAAGGGGCTTCGACACGACGGTCACCGACAGGGGAGCCGAGACCGCGCTGATCGCGGTCCAGGGACCCGCGTCGGCCGGGATCGTCGGCGCGGTCACCGGAGCCGATCTCGCCTCGCTCAGGTACTACGCGAGCACACCGGCCACAGTGGACGGTCAGCGCGTATTGCTCGCCCGCACCGGTTACACCGGCGAAGACGGGTTCGAGCTCTACGTCCCCGCCGAGCACGCCGAGGCGGTGTGGCTGCTGCTCACCGATGCCGGTGAGGGGAGCGGCCTGCTGCCGGCGGGGCTCGCTTGCAGGGACACCCTCCGGCTCGAAGCCGGAATGCCGTTGTACGGCAACGAACTCAGCGCGGACGAGTCGCCGTTCGCCGCGGGGCTCGGCAGGATCGTGAAGTTCGACAAGGACGGCGACTTCGTCGGCAGGGCAGCATTGGAGAAGCGCCGCGAGCCGGAGCGGGTACTGGCCGGGCTGAAGGGCAGCGGCCGTCGCGCTCCGAGGCACGGCTACCAGGTGCTCAGTGACGGCGAGCCGGTCGGTGTCGTCACGAGCGGGGCGCTCTCGCCGACGCTGGGCTACCCCATCGCGATGGCCTACCTGCCGCCCGCGCTCGCCGAACCGGGTACCGCGCTCGCCGCGGACATCCGGGGGAGGACCGAGCCGGTCGAGGTCGTATCGTTGCCGTTCTACCAGCGGCGTCCCTGAACTCCCGCCGCGCCGACGAGCAGTCCCACCGCAGACACCGACCGCAGGAAGGCGGCCATGAGCATCCCGGAAGACCTGAGCTACACCAAGGAACACGAGTGGATCAGCAGGGAAGGTGACGTAGTCACCATCGGCATCACCGCCTTCGCGGCTGAGGCGCTCGGTGACGTCGTGTTCGTC comes from the Prauserella marina genome and includes:
- the gcvP gene encoding aminomethyl-transferring glycine dehydrogenase translates to MSSSSPPHIPSPNAPEPFAARHIGPGEHEQAKMLAECGYGSLDALVAAAVPTAIRTSGALALPEPASETEAIAELRELASRNTVRTQMIGLGYYDTVTPAVIKRNVLENPAWYTAYTPYQPEISQGRLEALLNFQTMVADLTGLATAGASMLDEGTAVAEAVLLMRRVSKAASRTVVLDAECLPQTIAVVRTRAEAVGIDVEVRDLEAEGLPGEFFGVVVQYPGTSGVLREPAFYTGIGEKAKAAGALYCVAADLLALTLLSSPGEFGADVAAGNTQRFGVPLGYGGPHAGYLAVRSGLERSLPGRLVGVSVDAGGKQAYRLALQTREQHIRREKATSNICTAQVLLAVIASMYAVYHGPDGLARIARRVHAHAAGLAAALREGGVEVEGTHFFDTVVAKVPGGAAGVVAAAREDGVNLGLAGADRVRIACDETTTPAVLDKVLRAFGVTASAAERLTALPEGLARRDDYLTHPVFHAHRSETAMLRYLRGLSDLDYALDRGMIPLGSCTMKLNATTEMEALTWPEFAGIHPFAPKEDAAGYHALIGQLSDWLTEVTGYDEVSLQPNAGSQGELAGLLAIRAYHRANGQPERDVCLIPSSAHGTNAASAVLAGMRVVVVACTADGDVDLADLRSKVETHAGTLAAIMVTYPSTHGVYETGIAELAEIVHGGGGQVYVDGANLNALLGFAKPGEFGGDVSHLNLHKTFCIPHGGGGPGVGPVAVRAHLAPYLPNHPLAPEAGPETGVGPISAAPYGSASILPISWAYVRMMGAEGLSRATQVAVLAANYVAARLAPHFPVLYTGQHGLVAHECILDLRGLTKQTGVTVEDVAKRLIDYGFHAPTMSFPVAGTLMVEPTESEDLAEIDRFCAAMIAIRREIDDVATGRWPVERSPLRGAPHTAEQLAGEWDLPYDRALAVYPGATEPKGKYWSPVRRIEGAYGDRNLVCSCPPVASYEG
- the gcvT gene encoding glycine cleavage system aminomethyltransferase GcvT encodes the protein MRTPLHEVHEHLGASFTDFAGWSMPVRYSSELAEHRAVREAAGLFDLSHMGEIELTGPGSADALDYAFVGKLSAVKPGRARYTMMCDDGGGVLDDLVVYRLEPERFLVVANAGNADVVLAELTARARGFDTTVTDRGAETALIAVQGPASAGIVGAVTGADLASLRYYASTPATVDGQRVLLARTGYTGEDGFELYVPAEHAEAVWLLLTDAGEGSGLLPAGLACRDTLRLEAGMPLYGNELSADESPFAAGLGRIVKFDKDGDFVGRAALEKRREPERVLAGLKGSGRRAPRHGYQVLSDGEPVGVVTSGALSPTLGYPIAMAYLPPALAEPGTALAADIRGRTEPVEVVSLPFYQRRP
- a CDS encoding 3-oxoacyl-ACP reductase, which translates into the protein MTERLAGRVAVITGGASGIGLASARRLAAEGAKIVVADVDTEAGTAVADEVGGAFVRTDVTVESEVEALFATTVERFGSLDVAFNNAGISPPEDDSILTTGLDAWRKVQEVNLTSVYLCCKYAIPHMRKQGKGSIINTASFVAVMGAATSQISYTASKGGVLSMTRELGVQFAREGIRVNALCPGPVNTPLLEELFAKDPERAARRLVHVPMGRFALPEEIAGAVAFLASDDASFVTAAEFLVDGGIAGAYVTPV